ACCTATTTACGATTAACAAGACTTAAGCTAGGGCTGGTACTTAATTTTGGGCAAGGACGGCTTATTGATGGATTAACTAGAGTAGCTAATGATCTGTAACTCTCTACGCCACCGCGTCTCTGCGTCTCTGCGTAAAAGATACTGTTCATTTTTTATTGAACAGTATAATATAATAAACATTCTGGATTTTCCTCAATTCTTCATTAACGATATGTATACTTTATGAGAATGCGCATCTTCTAAGTTTTGAATAACGCTATCAACTTGAATCATAGCTTTTACTCTGGAATGTCTTGCTCGAAAAACGATTGAGCATTGTCGATAAGGTAGGCCGCAAGTCCTTTGTCTCCCTCGTAAGTGAGCTCTACTTGCATTTTTCCATCATCCGAGGGCTCTGTACACGTAATAAGAATATAACAGGCGTTGCGCTTTTTAATGAGCAACTTCTTTAGCTTTGCTTGCAATCCCTCTTTAATGTTGTTTTTTTTCTTAAGTAACATTTGATCCCTTACAAGCAATTCTTATACGCACAAACAAGTGCAGGCGCTACACACCTTCTTGAGCTTGTTGGTGTATATATACCATTAATAAAAAAAAGCAATGATATTTGTCAAAACATGATTTGCAAATTTTAGCTTAATTATCTAATGTGCGAGTATAGGACTTAAAAACATATGATAAAAAAATATTTGCATTACCTAGCACGGATCGATGAAAAAAAAGAACAAATGAGTGCACTTGTAGAAAAATGGGCCAATATCGCATCTGGATCCAATGACTTGAGCGGTCTTAATTTAATGCTACAAGAGTTAAAACAACACTTTTCTACTTTTGATGGAAAAATGCAAGAACATACTCTAAAAAATGGGTCTGCCCTCTCTATTCAAAAAAGAGAATCCGCCCACATTCAAGTGCTACTTTGTGGACATATGGATACAGTGTACTCCCACCATGTAACTTGCATAAAAGAGGGAAACTACCTCGTAGGTCCTGGAGTTGCAGATATGAAGGGAGGCCTTGTTATTCTTTTAACTGCCCTGCAGGCATTTGAATCTTTTTCTCATGCAAAGCACATTGGATGGACCATTTTAATTACTCCCGATGAAGAAATTGGCTCTATTTATTCTAAACCTCTTCTTCAAGAATATGCAAAAAAAAATAGTGTGGGACTTGTTTTTGAACCTGCTCTTCCAGATGGCTCTCTTGTGGTAGAAAGGATGGGATCTACAAATTATAGAATTGTCTTCAAGGGCATTGCAGCTCATGTTGGGAGGAGTTTTTATGAGGGAAAAAGCGCTATCAGCGCTCTTGCTTCTTTTATTAAAGAAGTAGAAAAAGAATATAAAACAGATACAAAATCTATTTTAAACTTTGGACATATT
The nucleotide sequence above comes from Chlamydiales bacterium. Encoded proteins:
- a CDS encoding hydrolase, with the translated sequence MIKKYLHYLARIDEKKEQMSALVEKWANIASGSNDLSGLNLMLQELKQHFSTFDGKMQEHTLKNGSALSIQKRESAHIQVLLCGHMDTVYSHHVTCIKEGNYLVGPGVADMKGGLVILLTALQAFESFSHAKHIGWTILITPDEEIGSIYSKPLLQEYAKKNSVGLVFEPALPDGSLVVERMGSTNYRIVFKGIAAHVGRSFYEGKSAISALASFIKEVEKEYKTDTKSILNFGHITGGSAPNVVAENATCSINFRSSSLDDMASFDTLLKKIKTLISHEHSVEIYIFQESLRAPKLFDEKSKKLFQRIQECAHDLGITIDGKSTGGVCDGNTLARAGLCNIDTMGPKGEFLHSAKERLDLESLTERAKLTCLFLLKLASKEISLWA